From the genome of Solanum dulcamara chromosome 12, daSolDulc1.2, whole genome shotgun sequence:
atttaatttgatccACTTTGATCTAATTCGACTATTTGCCAGCATGTTGTATTTATCTAGTGATGTGAGCAATGAAAGACTCCAATTCCTTCCTCGTTACGCCGCCTTCCACCACCGATCTCCGAATAGCCGCTCCTAATTCCGCCGCTCTCCGACGAATTTCATTTCCTTCAATATTATTCAACATTAGTGTCACAATGACATGttcaataatatttgatttcaccACTTCATTTATACTACGTTCCCAATTATGCAAAATATTTATACCAACTTTCAAAAACTTAGTTATTAAAATACTATTTCTTGGTTGATCAGAATGCATAGGCCATGCAATAATAGGTACTCCCAGTGATAAACTTTCCGCGCACGAATTCCATCCACAGTGACTCATAAACGCACCAATTGATAAATGTCCTAAAATCTCCAATTGTGGTGCCCAATCTCTTACTATTATTCCCTTATTTTGAACTATTATCCTCTCTTCATACCCTTTTGGAAGTTCAATTTTTCTCAATTCTCCAGAGAAAATATCACCTTTATCAGCATCTCTTAATGCCCAAATAAACTTTATTCCACTTTTTTCTAACCCTATACAAAGCTCTTTGATTTGTTCATCTTTTAGTGAAGTTGTTGTaccaaatgaaataaaaatgatGGATTTTGGAGATTGTTTATCAAGCCATGACAAACATTTGTGACGTTGATATTGACCAATTGATAAATTGTTGTTGCTAATAATCTTCACTGGATTAAATGGACCTATAGCCCATtgtgttttatttcttttgattggttctttttcaagtaaattcatgAATTTTCCTTCGATAACTCTACTTGTGTTGTAAATATTTCCAGAGTCATATTTTGAGTACTTCCTTTGAGAAGCCATGAAATCCATGAACTCTGACGTGAAACAACCTTCAAgattacaaagtaaaataaaattataagagaCGGTATACGTAATTAAATAAATGGATTTTTCAGTTATATATCTTGACAGTGCAATGAAATGTTTAGACAGTCAACATATAACGTTGTAgctaatattttatatatagttAATTTATTAATTACCATTATTCTAGTTTATCATTATATCTGAGATTTAAGCAGTTAGAGAGTGAGCACACACTTATATTCATTTGAAAGTCTGATTCTTTTTTCGTGGGCCTAGAAacaatacacatgaaaaattttGTTCTGATAATTAATGGATGACATTAAGACTTGAACTTAGACACCGCTACTTTCTCAACTtctttaatttccttttttttatagatGAAATCGACACACAGTTCAACAACCCGTAATTTTCTTATAAGAAATATTCTGAATATTGTAAATTGATGgggaaaaaaaaggaagaaagaaaacCAACCTTGAAGAGATGGTAAGTTGTCTAGTATTTCAGCCTCAATAGGGAAAGGCTTTCCCATTGATTCCCATAAGAACAAGAAGATAGTAAAAGCAGAAACACTATGAAAGTTATAGGACTCAACATTTGGTAATGAAGTGAAATCTTGAACAACATAAGCCATTAAAGAATCATGAACAACAACAACTCGACGTGAAATAGACGATAAAGATCGTAGAAGTGAAGCCACGGGGCTTCGAAGATGATAGGATGATTCAAATGAAGGTTGAAGGTGTGAAGGAAATTTGATATTTGAATTAGGATTAGGTGGTGGTGATGGAAATGAAGGTGTTGAAAATTCATGGAAATGAATAATATTATTGGAAGAATTAGGGTTTAATAAACCATGAGCTCTAATTTTGGCTTGTCTAGTATGAATTTTTGTACCAACATAATGGACTTGAATATTTTTGTAAGAAGAAATAAGAGATGAAAAATGAaggagttgattgagatgaccTTGTGCTGGAAATGGcacaataacaacaactacTTCATATTTGGTTGCCATATTATTGAATATgaaatgatatatataatttattagtattgtttgtgtatatgtatatatataaattgccTAGAGAGGGTTGATCTCATTTTATATTTTGCAATTTGACTTTAAAAAGTAGAGATAAAATCTGTGTATGATTATGCTATCTCGAGATAGTATCATTTGTGAAATTTGTTATCGTCCTACTAACAATATTTGAGACTTGAGAGAGAGGTTGACTTTATTGATGCTTTTTAtgagcccatttggatgggctttaagttgatcaAAATCAGCTTAatgcccctttttagcttttggacgtgtttgcctaatgctaactttaagccataaaattcttaaagtcagtcaaaaataaaaagttaggattcctaactttttttttctaagtgcttaaagtcattttctttgaccatggaaattacttttatatcccttatattttaactaaattcccaaactaccctttttattcttttaaccctaaaattcacataattttcctcatttaagcacttttatccaaacactcaactgcttatttataaaaataattttcagcactttaaagttctaaaaacacttcatacataaaagttacttttttaagccatTCAAACGTGCTCTATGTCATAATTTAAAAGAGCTTCTTGGTGTTTTATTCTTCTGTCCTTTCAACACAAATAGTATAAATATCTAACTTTTGGAT
Proteins encoded in this window:
- the LOC129877431 gene encoding zeatin O-glucosyltransferase-like encodes the protein MATKYEVVVVIVPFPAQGHLNQLLHFSSLISSYKNIQVHYVGTKIHTRQAKIRAHGLLNPNSSNNIIHFHEFSTPSFPSPPPNPNSNIKFPSHLQPSFESSYHLRSPVASLLRSLSSISRRVVVVHDSLMAYVVQDFTSLPNVESYNFHSVSAFTIFLFLWESMGKPFPIEAEILDNLPSLQGCFTSEFMDFMASQRKYSKYDSGNIYNTSRVIEGKFMNLLEKEPIKRNKTQWAIGPFNPVKIISNNNLSIGQYQRHKCLSWLDKQSPKSIIFISFGTTTSLKDEQIKELCIGLEKSGIKFIWALRDADKGDIFSGELRKIELPKGYEERIIVQNKGIIVRDWAPQLEILGHLSIGAFMSHCGWNSCAESLSLGVPIIAWPMHSDQPRNSILITKFLKVGINILHNWERSINEVVKSNIIEHVIVTLMLNNIEGNEIRRRAAELGAAIRRSVVEGGVTRKELESFIAHITR